In Chanodichthys erythropterus isolate Z2021 chromosome 7, ASM2448905v1, whole genome shotgun sequence, a genomic segment contains:
- the tspan4a gene encoding tetraspanin-4a isoform X2, which produces MAEGCLRALRYGMVFFNLLFWLGGCGILGVGVWLSITQGNFATLSSSLPSLSAANLLIAVGSIIMVIGCLGCVGAVKENRPLLLSFFILLLLILLLEILFLILFFAYQDQIDLYAQSDLKKGLQLFGTEGNIGLTNAWSIVQTDFRCCGVTNHTDWFHVYNATRVPDSCCLEYSDNCGLENPGTWWTAPCYERVKGWLQENLVALWIFALCTALTQILGLVFSMTIFCHAVKVDTFYA; this is translated from the exons ATGGCCGAGGGCTGCCTGAGGGCCCTGAGATACGGGATGGTCTTCTTCAATCTGCTCTTCTGG ctggGCGGCTGTGGGATTCTCGGAGTGGGAGTTTGGCTTTCCATCACCCAGGGAAACTTTGCCACCCTTTCATCCTCCCTACCGTCGCTCTCTGCTGCCAATCTGCTCATCGCTGTGGGCAGCATCATCATGGTGATTGGCTGTCTGGGGTGTGTGGGTGCGGTCAAAGAGAATCGTCCATTACTCCTGAGC TTCTTCATTCTGTTGCTCCTGATATTATTGCTGGAGATTCTGTTCTTGATTCTGTTCTTCGCATATCAAGATCAG ATTGATCTGTATGCACAAAGTGACCTGAAAAAGGGTCTCCAGCTCTTCGGGACTGAAGGCAACATCGGTCTGACCAACGCCTGGAGCATCGTCCAAACCGAT TTTCGCTGCTGTGGAGTGACCAATCACACGGACTGGTTTCACGTGTACAATGCCACGCGTGTGCCGGACTCCTGCTGTCTGGAGTACAGTGATAACTGCGGTCTGGAGAATCCCGGCACCTGGTGGACCGCC CCGTGCTACGAGCGCGTGAAGGGCTGGCTGCAGGAGAATCTGGTGGCGCTGTGGATTTTTGCTCTCTGCACGGCTCTAACGCAG ATCCTGGGGCTTGTGTTTTCCATGACCATATTCTGTCATGCAGTAAAAGTGGACACTTTCTATGCATAG
- the tspan4a gene encoding tetraspanin-4a isoform X1 → MRRSSTDETPYRRSPSLDSKPGSPPLRYSGEYEYHSSPFVFGIRTTPGSKKAKASYTTAQGRKYVVFYLDLSFIFLLELRRCRMAEGCLRALRYGMVFFNLLFWLGGCGILGVGVWLSITQGNFATLSSSLPSLSAANLLIAVGSIIMVIGCLGCVGAVKENRPLLLSFFILLLLILLLEILFLILFFAYQDQIDLYAQSDLKKGLQLFGTEGNIGLTNAWSIVQTDFRCCGVTNHTDWFHVYNATRVPDSCCLEYSDNCGLENPGTWWTAPCYERVKGWLQENLVALWIFALCTALTQILGLVFSMTIFCHAVKVDTFYA, encoded by the exons ATGCGCCGCTCGAGTACAGACGAAACCCCGTACCGCCGTAGTCCCTCTTTGGACAGCAAGCCGGGGTCGCCGCCTCTGCGCTACAGCGGCGAGTACGAGTACCACAGCTCACCTTTCGTCTTTGGCATTCGTACGACGCCAGGGTCAAAGAAAGCTAAAGCCAGCTACACCACAGCACAGGGCAGGAAATATGTGGTGTTTTACCTGGACCTGTCCTTCATCTTCCTCCTAGAGCTGCGGCGCTGCAGGATGGCCGAGGGCTGCCTGAGGGCCCTGAGATACGGGATGGTCTTCTTCAATCTGCTCTTCTGG ctggGCGGCTGTGGGATTCTCGGAGTGGGAGTTTGGCTTTCCATCACCCAGGGAAACTTTGCCACCCTTTCATCCTCCCTACCGTCGCTCTCTGCTGCCAATCTGCTCATCGCTGTGGGCAGCATCATCATGGTGATTGGCTGTCTGGGGTGTGTGGGTGCGGTCAAAGAGAATCGTCCATTACTCCTGAGC TTCTTCATTCTGTTGCTCCTGATATTATTGCTGGAGATTCTGTTCTTGATTCTGTTCTTCGCATATCAAGATCAG ATTGATCTGTATGCACAAAGTGACCTGAAAAAGGGTCTCCAGCTCTTCGGGACTGAAGGCAACATCGGTCTGACCAACGCCTGGAGCATCGTCCAAACCGAT TTTCGCTGCTGTGGAGTGACCAATCACACGGACTGGTTTCACGTGTACAATGCCACGCGTGTGCCGGACTCCTGCTGTCTGGAGTACAGTGATAACTGCGGTCTGGAGAATCCCGGCACCTGGTGGACCGCC CCGTGCTACGAGCGCGTGAAGGGCTGGCTGCAGGAGAATCTGGTGGCGCTGTGGATTTTTGCTCTCTGCACGGCTCTAACGCAG ATCCTGGGGCTTGTGTTTTCCATGACCATATTCTGTCATGCAGTAAAAGTGGACACTTTCTATGCATAG